One Mycoavidus sp. HKI genomic region harbors:
- the rbfA gene encoding 30S ribosome-binding factor RbfA codes for MPKKRTNPERITRIADQIQRDLSEMIMRGEVKDPRIGFVTLQSVELTPDYAHAKVWFTTLSGDPKTSGTALNHAAGHLRNLLFKRLHIHTVPTLHFLFDETLEKAAEMSRLIDEANTVRAKD; via the coding sequence ATGCCTAAAAAACGGACTAACCCTGAGCGCATCACGCGCATCGCAGATCAAATCCAACGTGATTTGTCTGAAATGATCATGCGCGGTGAAGTGAAAGATCCTCGCATTGGCTTTGTCACGCTGCAAAGCGTGGAGCTTACGCCTGATTATGCTCATGCCAAAGTGTGGTTTACTACGCTCTCAGGGGACCCGAAAACCTCGGGTACAGCGTTAAACCATGCCGCCGGGCATTTGCGTAATCTGCTGTTTAAGCGCTTGCATATCCATACGGTGCCCACGCTCCATTTCCTCTTTGATGAGACGCTTGAAAAAGCCGCGGAGATGTCACGTTTAATTGATGAAGCAAATACAGTGCGCGCGAAGGATTAA